The Cytobacillus firmus genome segment CTTAAACAATATATAGCCCTGTCCTTCACCTGATTCGTTAAAATACACCGCAATCTGGTAATCAGAATACACAAAGTTTTCCCACCAGTATGTGTCTCTTACAAGCCCTCCTGAAAAACGCTGCATATATTCTTTATAAATCTTTTCAATAATTAATGTGTGCTGGTTCTTAGTATATCGCTTAATGGTCCCTGAAGATTTTCCCTTCATTTTTAAATCTATTTTCTTAATATGCGTTTTCTTATATTCAGTGAATATCTCCCATCCGTATTTCCGATAGAAAGAAATATCAAATGGATGCAAAAATGAAAATATTTGCCCCTTATTGTTCATCTCGGCTAAAGCTTGCTTGATTAGGCTGCTAACATGCCCTCTTCTTCTGAATTCCGGATATGTTGCCACACCGGCAACACCTCCCATATCCCATTCAAAGCCATTAATATGAACTTTCAGGGGGATGATGTGAAGTTTGGCAGCCAGACTTTCCTCTTCCCAGATACCAAGAATGGCATGATTTTTCAAACGTTCCATCCTGGCCGGGATGTCAGCTTCAGGCACATTGTATTGGAAGGCATACATGGAGAGCTTCATGGCCTCTATATATTCATCCTCTGTTAATTTTCTTACAGTCACAATACTCACTCCCAATTAAATATCATTATTAATATTCGCCATATACTTATTAAGTCCTTTTAATTAAGAAGTGGATAATATTTTGGGCATAAAAAAAATACCGCTAAACAGCCAGCGGCATCTCATAACCTGTTACGTACCCAGGATTGCTTTTATAACTGATGTGGTTTCTCCTCCATGGTAGAAAACATACAGCAGCAGATAGACTGCAACACCTGTTATGCCTGTAAAAAACCAGATCACACTGGTTATCGGTCCCAATTTCCTATGTGCTGCCACTTTATTTTTATAGCCCGTATATAACGAGATGATTCCTAAAACTGCCCCCACTGTTGCCAGAGTAATATGGAAAATTAAGAAAATCGTATAATAAATTTTTATATCATCAGGGCCGCCAAATGCAGTATTTCCAATAAAAACAGTTCTGCTGGCATAAATGATAAAGAAAATAACAGCAAACACAGCTGCCAAAGTCATTGTTTTCTTATGAGCCTCAAGCTTCTTTTTGCTGATTTGCACCCACCCAATCGCAACAGTTATGGCACTTAGCATAATAAATGCTGTGCTTATGGTCGGGAGTACAGGCAATGAGTAGTCCATAAATTCTTCCTCTTTTCACTATCAGTTTAAAATTAATCTTCACGGTGTTATTTATCACGAAGTTCATTTTATTAAAGTGTACTATATTTTTCAACTAACTGTATGAGCTTTTAATAAAATTTCCTTAAATGTTCAATATTTATTTCATTCCATGTGATCATAATCATTGCAATTTACATTTTTTATTTTATCAAAAAATAAACTCCAGCCTCTGACTGGAGTTTATTCTTTATTTTACTAAATGCGGATTTAATATTGCTTCTTCTTCTGAAGGGGTAATTTCCTGTTCTTTTTTGTACCAGGCATAGAAGATTTGCGCAAGAATAAAGCCATATACAATTTCCTGGATAATCTTCATGATGACCCCGCCAAGCTGCTGATCGTGTATAAGTGACATTGAATTGAACATTTCAGGCCCGCTAAGATTCAGGCTTGCCAGTGTCGCAGATGGAACACATAACTGAAGGGCCTGTGCCCATGCATTTGGATCAGAATATGTGCTGTACATTGGAGTATCTGAAAAAATGATCAGAGCACATGCAGGAGTCAATAAAACACCATTTGCAAAAATGTATCCTACCTTCTTCAAGCCGTCCAGTGACTCCATTTCAGGAAGTTCATTAATAGTCGGCCACCACATAAAGATTGCCAGAAGAAACAGGCCAGATGTATATACAGTATGAAACATCATATCCGTTTTTA includes the following:
- a CDS encoding GNAT family N-acetyltransferase, giving the protein MTVRKLTEDEYIEAMKLSMYAFQYNVPEADIPARMERLKNHAILGIWEEESLAAKLHIIPLKVHINGFEWDMGGVAGVATYPEFRRRGHVSSLIKQALAEMNNKGQIFSFLHPFDISFYRKYGWEIFTEYKKTHIKKIDLKMKGKSSGTIKRYTKNQHTLIIEKIYKEYMQRFSGGLVRDTYWWENFVYSDYQIAVYFNESGEGQGYILFKVKDNKMDIEEFAALNQEARVNLWNFICQHDSMVEEVKIITSVHDPFPYYLNQPNLKMEVFPYFMGRIVNAEKCLAQYSFHDNDENVFLHIEDYHAPWNNGTYLIADNSVRVFKEKEGSQCTKPPSKGLRMSISALSAIIIGYKRPIELYELGEIKGPRNDAEILERKIPVQQSFFYDFF
- a CDS encoding DUF420 domain-containing protein yields the protein MDYSLPVLPTISTAFIMLSAITVAIGWVQISKKKLEAHKKTMTLAAVFAVIFFIIYASRTVFIGNTAFGGPDDIKIYYTIFLIFHITLATVGAVLGIISLYTGYKNKVAAHRKLGPITSVIWFFTGITGVAVYLLLYVFYHGGETTSVIKAILGT
- the ctaG gene encoding cytochrome c oxidase assembly factor CtaG produces the protein MSLEIFGFRALWSPYFFLFVALILAGYFMLTVKYREKFKDSEPLTKRQGVYFTIAMIVLYAIKGSPLDLMGHLMFYAHMIQMAILYLVVPPLVVMGIPQWVWRRVVNHKAVKPVFSIFTKPLIAIILFNGVFSIYHIPDVFDVVKTDMMFHTVYTSGLFLLAIFMWWPTINELPEMESLDGLKKVGYIFANGVLLTPACALIIFSDTPMYSTYSDPNAWAQALQLCVPSATLASLNLSGPEMFNSMSLIHDQQLGGVIMKIIQEIVYGFILAQIFYAWYKKEQEITPSEEEAILNPHLVK